In Takifugu rubripes chromosome 22, fTakRub1.2, whole genome shotgun sequence, the genomic window CCCTGCAGAAACGAGGCCTGGAGAACTCGCTGGGCGACGCCCGGCACTGGCACGACATGGAGCTGCAGAATCTGGGCTCGGTGGTGGCCCggctggaggcggagctggcCGACGTGCACGGCGAGATCGACCAGCAGCGGCGGGATTACGACACGCTGCTGAGCAACAAGCTGcggctggagcaggagatcggCCTGTACCACGGAATCCTGGACGGAGAGGAAAGCCGCGTTCAGCTGGTGGAGCCCCAGTGAGTCTGCTGGGAGGAACCTCCAGTCTTTTTAGCTTAAAACCCAAATGTGCCATTTACATGAATTTATTGACCTCGCCGACATTGGCGGTAGGAGGCAAATGTGACTCTTCGGACCTTCAACGGCCACCAGGGGACCGTGGGCGTCCGCAGAACCAGGACAGTTGAAGCCTCGTGGGTTGTAAAATGGTGCTGTTGTCTTTCTGATGACCCGTTCAGGTGTCCTGGTCTTCACTCGGAGCTCCAGGGAGCTGCTgagacctctgctgctccaggaccaggaggagggcCGGGTCAGTGATCGCCGCCAACCTTCTGGCTGGTTCGGACCTGGGCAGGTGTGTAGGTGTGAAGGATGCAGACGTGATGAACAGCAGGCAGTTCCTGAGAACATCTGAAGACCGAGCTGGGCCATCTCCACACGGGCCGTTGTGTTTATCTGCATCCTGTCAGATTTAATAAAGTTTTCAACCTTACAATCACACATCTGCTGCTacatgctaacattagcgcCATCGGACGTGTTCcacaggaagaacaacttcctCAGATCATGATGCAGAACCTGAAACCAATAAAAGTCCCCAAAGACAAGTGCTGGCGCCCCTGGTGGACGGATGCATTTTAGCTTCTGCCAAAATCGGAGAAGTTGGAGCCCCCAATGGTTCAGAGCCCCCAATGGTTCAGGGCCCCCGATGGTTCAGAGCCCCCGAAGGTTCAGAGCCCCCGAAGGTTCAGGGCCCTCGAAGGTTCAGAGCCCCGATGGTTCAGAGCCCCCGAAGGTTCAGGGCCCCCGAAGGTTCAGAGTCCCTAAAGGATCAGAGCCCCCGAAGGTTCAGGGCCCCCGAAGGTTCAGGGCCCCCGAAGGTTCAGGGCCCCCGATGGTTCAGGGCCCCCGAAGGTTCAGAGTCCCTAAAGGCTCAGGGCCCCCGAAGGTTCAGAGTCCCTAAAGGTTCAGGGCCCCCGAAGGTTCAGAGCCCCCAATGGTTCAGGGCCCCCGATGGTTCAGAGCCCCCGAAGGTTCAGAGTCCCTAAAGGATCAGAGCCCCCGAAGGTTCAGGGCCCCCGAAGGTTCAGGGCCCCCGATGGTTCAGGGCCCTCGAAGGTTCAGGGCCCCCGAAGGTTCAGAGTCCCTAAAGGCTCAGGGCCCCCGAAGGTTCAGGGCCCCCGAAGGTTCAGAGCCCCCGAAGGTTCAGGGCCCCTGAAGGTCTGAGCTGTGGATCATCATGGTTGAGAAGCACCAGGTGGGTTCAGGCAGGAAACTGTTTAATGATCCACAATCATCATAATTAACATGATCATAACGTACAAGCTGTCTGTCAAACACATTTAACCCGCGAGTGTCTGGAAAgtctgttaccatgacaaccacagGGGAcgcggtaaaaccaaaaaataaaagcattattttgagaataaataaaatcaatattttgCTGAATTTCTGCAGACGTTCACACTGTAACGAAGCACTTTGAGTTGAACCTGACCCCCCCACAGACCCAGAAGCTTCCAGCCCATCCCATAATAGAGCCCTCCCCTCACTCAGCAGGACCTGCTGGTGTTGAGAAGGTTCGTGATCAACATCAGCGCTGCGTCAGGAGGCTGCGTCGGGACCCCACATTTCTCATTTAGGACCTAATTTCTGACGTTTGGCGTCGTGGTTGTGACGTGGCTCCGTGGCCGCTCGCGTCCTCCCTGCCGTggtcagcagggggcgctggaaGCTCCTCGCTCACGTCGGAGCAGCCGTTTCAGACCCGCCCTCACGGTTGTGCGTCCTGGTGCGGCTCTGTTCCCAAACATGGACGAGACGCCCGCTTTGTTTCCACTCAgtagtttgttttcttgttcaGTCACATCCGTTAGCACAAATGAGTTCACAATGCTAGCAGCTAGCCTTCACAAGCTAACTACAGTTTTCTACCCAGAATTCCACAGGCCTGACATCAGTGTGCAGATGTCTGGCCGACGTACCGATGTAGCTCAGTAACTGCCCGAGGGGGGGTCTGTCTGATAATTCATCCTCACTGTGGGGGGGAGGAGCTTAGACAGGCGGCAGCGGGACGCAGCCGACCCCGACGCCGCCCTCGTGACACACCATGGGAGCCTTGAAGGTCCAGCGGTTGGTGTCGGGGTTGTACATCTCCACCGAGCTGAGGTTGGACTGTCCGTCATACCCCCCGACGGCGTACAGATGCCCCGAGGTGGAGACCAGCGACACTCTGCTGCGCCGCGTGTTCATGGCCACCAGGAGGCTCCACTGGCCCGACACCGAGCTGAACACCTCCACGCCGCTCAAGAAGCCCGAGCCGTCGTACCCCCCCGACACGTACATGTGGCTGCCCAGGGCCGCCGCCCCGTGACGACAACGCTTGTTCATCATGGCCGCCGCCGGGTGCCACCGGTTGGTGTGATGGTTGTAGAACTCCACCTACAGGCCGGGGCGGGAACAACAGGTGAAACCATGGCAACGCCCCGAACGCTTCCTGGAAACTCACCGTGTTGAAGATCTGTAACCCGTCATGGCCGCCCGACACGAAGACGCGTCCGTCAAACACCGTCACGCCGGCGGCGCTGCGGCTCACGCTCATCTCCGTCGCCACCGTCCACCTGAGGAGAAACCGTCAGACGcggcccccctcctccagggGCCGGCCTGGGCTCGGGCCCAGGTGGGACTCACCTGTCTGTTTCCGGAGAATAGCACTCCACCGAGTTGAGGGAGGATTTCCCGTCGTAGCCCCCGCACACGTAGATGTGTCCATCAATCACCACCGTTCCCATGGCGCTGAGGAGGACGCCACACACGTGGTTATTCAGCCCGGCGACACGCACGGGATGATTAGCCATTAGCATGGGGGCTAACCTGCGCTGGCTGTTCATGCTAGACACGCGGGTCCAGCTGTCCGTCTCGGGGTTGTAAACCTCCACGGTGCTGAGCCGCGATTGGCCGTCGTACCCTCCAATCGCGTACAGCAGTCCGTTAACCACGGCCACGCCCACTCTGCTGCGGGACGTCTTCATGGGTTGACAGCGCTCCCAGAAGTTCCCGACTGGATCGAAAACCTCGACCACATTCAGGGAATCACCTGAAACACAGTTTCATCAGCGGCGCGACCCCCCAAGCGTAGCTTCgcctgttagcatcagctagctgttagcatcagctagctgttagcatcagctagctgttagcatcagctagCTGAGCggcaggaggcagcagacctGAGCTGTTGAGTCCTCCCACGGCGTAGATCAGTCCTGTGATGGACGTGCAGCACCTCTGTCTGGTCTTGAAGGCCGGCAGGTGAGGACGGCGCTCAGGCATCAGGTGGAAATCTTTGGCTTCATCCACCAGAtccctgacaggaagcaggaagggtcagggtcagaggctggtccagggtcagaggctggtccagggtcagtcagaggctggtccagggtcagaggctggtccagggtcagaggctggtccagggtcagggtcagaggctggtccagggtcagaggctggtccagggtcagtgagaggctggtccagggtcagaggctggtccagggtcagtcagaggctggtccagggtcagtcagaggctggtccagggtcagaggctggtccagggtcagtcagaggctggtccagggtcagaggctggtccagggtcagaggctggtccagggtcagggtcagaggctggtccagggtcagaggctggtccagggtcagtcagaggctggtccagggacagaggctggtccagggtcagtgAGAGGCTGttccagggtcagaggctggtccagggtcagaggctggtccagggtcagtcagaggctggtccaggacagaggctggtccagggtcagtcagaggctggtccagggtcagaggctggtccagggtcagtcagaggctggtccagggtcagaggctggaccagggtcagaggctggtccagggtcagaggctggtccagggtcagtcagaggctggtccagggtcagaggctggtccagggtcagtcagaggctggtccagggtcagaggcttgtccagggtcagaggctggtccagggtcagtcagaggctggtccagggtcagtcagaggctggtccagggtcagaggctggtccagggtcagtcagaggctggtccagggtcagtgagaggctggtccagggtcagaggctggtccagggtcagtcagaggctggtccagggtcagaggctggtccagggtcagtcagaggctggtccagggtcagaggctggaccagggtcagaggctggtccagggtcagaggctggtccagggtcagtcagaggctggtccagggtcagaggctggtccagggtcagaggctggtccagggtcagtcagaggctggtccagggtcagaggctggtccagggtcagaggctggaccagggtcagaggctggtccagggtcagaggctggaccagggtcagaggctggtccagggtcagaggctggtccagggtcagtcagaggctggtccagggtcagaggctggtccagggtcagaggctggtctCACCGGCACTTATGGCAGCAGCGCACGAGCTCGTCCTGCTGCACGCGGTCCGTCAGGAACTGAGGTCGGCACAGAGGCAGCCGGACCTTCGACAGCAGGTCCGGCAGCAGGGGTTCCCTTTGGTGCCGGTCGTGATAAACCCAGGCCAGAACCGCCTCcaacacctgcacaggtgcagcacaccGGTCAGCCCCGCGCAGCCTCCGCCGGCCCCGCGGACCACTCAcctgttcttctgcttttatgTTGAGCTCGTCACAGCCCACCAGCTCCAGAACCTCCTCCGTCCGCAGACCCAGGAACTCCTCCGACACCGACACCTCCACGAAGTGCTGATGCAGGAAGTTGTTGGCGGAGTCGTACAGAGTGGTGCACATCATGGTCTCGGCGAACTGCCGCACTCCCAGACAGTTCTTGGGGTGTAACCTGAAACCAGAGGGCAGGTGAGGGCAGGTGAGGGGACACAGGACGCGCGGGGTCCCCCCGGGGACAGGACGTGCGGTGTCCCCCCCGGGGTCAGGACGCGCGGTGTCCCCCCGGGGGTCAGGACGTGCGGGGTCCCCCCGGGGTCAGGACGTGCGGGGTCCCCCCGGGGTCAGGACGCGCGGTGTCCCCCCGGGGGTCAGGACGTGCGGGGTCCCCCCGGGGTCAGGACGCGCGGTGGCCCCCGGGGGGTCAGGACGCGCGGTGGCCCCCCGGGGACAGGACGCGCGGTGTCCCCCGGGGACAGGACGCGCGGTGCCCCCCGGGGGACAGGACGCGCGGGGGTCCCCCGGGTCAGGACGTGTCCCCCCGGGGTCAGGACGCGTGGTGTCCCCCCGGGGGTCAGGACGCGCGGTGTCCCCCCCGGGGACAGGACGCGCGGTGTCCCCCCGGGGGTCAGGAGGCGCGGTGTCCCCCGGGGACAGGACGCGCGGTGCCCCCGGGGACAGGACGCGCGGTGTCCCCCCGGGGGTCAGGAGGCGCGGTGTCCCCCCGGGGACAGGACGCGCGGGGTCCCCCCGGGGACAGGACGCGCGGTGTCCCCCCGGGGTCAGGACGCGCGGTGTCCCCCGGGGTCAGGACGTGTCCCCCCGGGGACAGGACGCGCGGTGGCCCCCCGGGGTCAGGACGCGCGGGGTCCCCCCGGGGACAGGACGCGCGGGGTCCCCCGGGGTCAGGACGTGTCCCCCCGGGGACAGGACGCGCGGGGTCCCCCCGGGGACAGGACGCGCGGGGTCCCCCGGGGTCAGGACGTGTCCCCCCGGGGACAGGACGCGCGGTGTCCCCCCGGGGACAGGACGCGCGGGTGTCCCCCCGGGGGTCAGGGCGCGCGGTGGCCCCCGGGGTCAGGACGCGTGGTGTCCCCCGGGGTCAGGACGTGTGGTGTCCCCCGGGGACAGGACGTGTGGTGTCCCCCACCTCTCCTGCAGGAAGGAGCAACAGGCATCTTTGAcgttctgcagctgcaggaagctggagcCCATCAGGAGCGACTGGACGTTCTGCTGGTCGATGGCCACGTGGCCACTGTAGGCGAAGTTGATCAGGGCCTCCAGAGcgctgcaggagagggagggtTAGACTGGGACCTGTGGTGGGCGGGTCCCCCCCGGTCTTACctgggcccccccccccggtcttACCTGGGGTCCATGCCCTGCATCAGGATCTCGTCCTGTTTACACTCCACCATGTCGTTGGTGAACATGGCGTGGAAGTACGGGATGGAGGCGGCCAACACGATGCGGTGAGCGCTGAACTTGTGATCGCCCACCTGCGGAAGAAGAGCCGCTGTTACCGTGGCAACTGTTCCTGCACGGCAACCGCCGTCTCAGCCTGCACGAGCACACGTCATCCCTCAGAAACAGCTCGCACAAGGTTGCAGGTTCCAGTCAGAACAGGGGCGGGAGCTCCCGGGgtcagcaaaggtcaaaggacaaaccacagaggaaccagggggcagctgggggggcaaaggtcagctcagctcagaAACATCCAGCTGAGAGGGCTGCCAGTtacccctgagcaaggcaccgtggctgctgctgggcctgaGCTGTGTGGTCCCGTACAGGACGGGTGGGTCCCGGACCAGGGTCGGTCCCGGACCAGGGTCGGTCCCGGACCAGGGTGGGACCTAACGCCTCGCTAATCACCATGACAACGTGATAGCCAACCAGCAACCTGCTGCCTTACCAACCAGCTCTCCTAAGCTTCCGGTCACAGGTTCAACCAGCCGAACCGAACCTAAAACGTTAACAGGCAGTGACGTCACTTCTCGTCAATAAACGACCGAACCCATCAGCTGTTGACTTTCTGAGCTCGTAGTCCAGCTAGCTTAGCAAGGCTAACGGACTGTTAGCCTTGCTAACTCCAGCCGTCGGCGGGATTACCTTGAGCGTGACGTCACAAAGCTTCCCCTGACGCCGGATCTCCTCCATGACGACATAACCTCGTGCCGGCAGGTCGTGAACTGAAAAATGAACCAAATCCTCGAGTTCTTCGCAGAGAACGTCTCCCATCGTCAACAGGAACTGAGGGACGGTGCGAATTGAGCCTTGCGAGCTGCCGTAGACGCACAGGAAACCTACCGACGCCTTCCGGTTTGGCCCTTCAGAATAAAACGCGCATTCACCGTGTAGAAAATATGAGACTTGCCAACTATTTCACTCATGAACTgctcatttaaaaatatttgtgTGGCCCTAATTGTGTATTTTTCCACCTCAGGGTCAGATGGAATTATTGTAATATTTGACACACATGATATTAGTACAGAATCCAGACAGATGTGGGTTTATGGAGGCTACATatttctgaatgtgtgtgtgtgaccagtCCAGGATGCTGCTTCAGAAACTCCAGAACCTGAGAGAAAGCAGCCGTTGGCAGACAAGTGAGATTCCCCTGAAATCAGATCAGcagcgcgcacgcgcacacacacgcgcgcacgcacacacacacggtttatAGCTGCAGAGTCACCGTTTGTCTTTCTTCTTGTAataactgaaaataaaaattagAATATAAAAGTACaaagatgtttgttttattgtggaATATTTGTTCCAACTGGAACCAGAACCAACCTCTGGAGGTCGACAGAGCAGCTGAGGTCCAATATGAAACTGTCAGATTTTAATCTCATATTCAGTGAAAACTGGAGTACAGGTCAGGTTCTTCCTGCAACTGTAAAACCGTGACGGAAACACAAGAACTTCCACTGTAACACTTTCACTGGGGTGTGAATGCTagctgctaacgttagcatcacGGAACCCTCTTGTCGCTGGGGTGTGAATGCTagctgctaacgttagcatcacGGAACCCTCTTGGGCGGACGTTCTGAGGCGGTGTTGATGATTCCGACCGTTGACAGACGTGGGACCGCAACATCTTACAAAATACGTACAAAATCTGACGGacgaaggaggtggaggagaagatggcaGCGGTCcacggaggaggaaaacaaaggagAGCGATTTAAAAAGCGACGCTGGGAAGaggccccctctcctccccgaGAGTCCGTCAGCGAGCGCTCTACGCCGAGAGGTCGCTGGTCTCAAAGCGTTCCTGGTCGTAGACCTCGGCGGCCACCTTACGTCCTCCGAACCAGCGGTGGTTGAGCGCCTGGATGGCCCGGTTCATCTCCGCCACCTCAGAAAACTCCACAAAGATCTTGACGATGACCTCCgcatcgtcctcctccccctggcGCTCCTGGTAGATGATGACACGCTTCACCTGACCAAACTTCCCACACTCTTCCGTCACCTCGCCTTCCAAGTCGTCGTCAATGTCGTCTGGACCCACCATGTTCCTCAGCACCATCACGGTGGACTGCAGCAGACCAGAGGGAAATCACTCAACTCTGCCAACGCGTTTCTGGCGTGGACGAAGGCCACGCCTACAGAGAAGGCACGTGCAGAGTCCaggaggtcaggggtcacccTGGTGAGCCCTGACCTCCGGGTCCAGCCGGGCCTTACCTCCTGCTTGCGGAGCAGCTTCCTCATCACCATGTGCCGGGCGCTGCTCCCACTGATGCTCAGGTGCTCCTGCTCGCTGAGCGGCTCCATGACGCCGTCCTGTTgacgctcctcctccttccgctgtgactcacctgctgctgggggTGTGGCCAGGACCGGGTTCACCAATCCCACCTGAGGAAGGCCCGTTCGAGCTGGGGTCACACCTGAGACGGTCAGTAAAGgacacacctgcacacctgaGAACGAACCTCAAACTAACCCACAACCTGCATCCAATCAGCGATAATTAACTGGAGCACAACCAGGAAGTCAATTCTTCTGTTTAGGGCGGctggagcgccccctgctggccaccgCGCCAATGTCAACATATATTGTGATTAGAATGTGAGCCCAGAGAATGTCTGAGCGCTCCAATGTTCCTACCTGTGATGACCCCAGGAGCCTGAGCAGCCATGACGGCCTGAGGAAGTCCTGCCAGCTGCTGGGAGAGGAGCGCCGGCCCAGCCAGAGCTCCGAGCACCGAGGAgcccaccacctcctgcaggcAGCACAAACAGCGTTCATCCATCACGGAGGTCCTCAGGGTTCTGGTGCAGCTATgaaaccagaggaaccagtctGAACCCGTCGTGGCTCTGGAGGATCATCTCGCTGGCCTCCAGCATGTGGGCGAAATCTtggagtgacctttgaccttcatctGTCCTTGAACTCTCATATTAAAGGGAGCTCTGGATGGGTGCAGCCCATCTGGAGAAGCACCAGATCCTCCCAGTAGAGCGCTCCAGACTGAGCTGCTTTACTGTTGCTTCCAGAACCTCTGACAGTAGAATGGGGCCCAGCCTGTAGCTACGGGGCCCCTGcggtggaaccagctccctgtccagggaCGGGAGGCTGGTTCCTCTACCTGTCCGACCCATTTACACCAAAACACCTGAAGATGGAGCGACGTGGTCCGAAGGGCCACAGCTGTGCCAGCACCACCTCGCCTGGGCTGAAGGCTGCTGGGGGTCGCACCAGAACCAGTGAATCACAGGTGACCCACTGTGGGGATCTTCTTGATCTTCCCCAGTTGAATCTGCTCTGAACACGTTTGTTCACCTCAACGGGACTCAGATAAAAGCTCTCAGTGGATTTTGCTTGTTCCAATTTCACAAAATGTCAGATTTTCCTGGTTCACGTTTAATATCGTTTCCTCAGTTCGTTCCATCAGCATTCTCGCCGCCGCGTCGCTACAGCCCCCTACTGGCCGCACACGGCACTGCAGCGGCACCGGGACGGGTCTTCCTATGAATTCTGAATTTTGTGTCGACCTGAGATGCAGATGAAACCCTTCTGTGAGGAAGATTAATGCCGTTAGCTCTGTAGCTAGAGCCATTATGCTAGCTAAGCTAACACTCCTGGCTACAACAGGCGCAGCTAACCTTTAGCATCATCTTAGCTACACTGCGATAGGCTGAGGTTGCTGGGGTATGATCAGCTGACAGGGCTCCGTCTTTTGATTGGCTCATGGTTGCTCGTCTATCTCACTGACCCCAATGTTgtgcactgacctttgacccctctgcTTGGCTCAGCTTTGGGGTCGGGGGATCTTTACTGTCAGCGACGCTGCATAAATGAAGCTGAACTGAACTGCTGTCGTCAGAAATGACGGCtgccctcgggggggggggaacaaacCAACCCCAACCGGTTCTCCTCttctggaggcggagcttcatGGCTTACCTGAGCTGTGATCTTGgcactggcagcagcagcagccacagcagcagcggcaggaagcCCCCCAGGAGCGGCGGGTGTGAGGAGGGGCACCGGTGGCGTCACAGCCTTGCCTACCCGCAGGTACTGACCCCCCAGGTCAAAGAGGTTCATGGAGGCCACGGCGTCCTGAGCAGACTGGGCCTTATCATATTCTACAGAGAAaatgatcacatgaccacaagtttctgcacctccacctctaaTTTAAGTTCTTCAGGATTCTTGGAGACAATGTGTGGGGAGGCCCGACGTCCTCCGCCCGGGGGGGAGGCCCGACGTCCTCCGCCCGGGGAGGCCCGACGTCCTCCGCCCGGGGAGGCCCGACGTCCTCCTCCCGGGGGGGCCGGACGTCCTCCGCCCGGGGAGGCCCGACGTCCTCCGCCCGGGGAGGCCCGACGTCCTCCGCCCGGGGGGGCCGGACGTCCTCCTCCCGGGGGGGCCGGACGTCCTCCTCCCGGGGAGGCCGGACGTCCTCCACCTGGACACGTTTGAGACTTAAAAAGTTTAGTCCAGGAGCCTCAGACATGTTAACAGACCACTTTCTGCGTGGTTGATAaagtggccacgcccaccctcCTCGCCGCCGAAGGCTCCTCCTCCCACTACTGGACCCGTTGCTTTGACTACTGTCGGAGGACCTTCATGGTAAATGCAGAATCAAGGACTTCACGTGAGGACACAGAATCTGGGTGGCGGTACGTCCACCTGGACTCACCGACGAACCCGTAACCTTTGTGCCGCCCAGTTGTCGGCTCTCGCGCCAAAAGACACGACTTGATCCTTCCGAACGCCTCAAACACGCTCTTGATGTCGTCATCGGACAGGTCGGGGTGGACCGACGCCACGTAGATCCTGTTGAAGGCGCGAGCTTCCTCCGCCAGCTGGTCGATGATGGGCTGCGCTTGGCCGATGTTGCTGGGCCTCcccacctgcagggggagccGAGGGCAATCAGGCGccgccgggccgggccggctcGCCGccgccggggccggggccggggcggGTCTCACTCACCTTTATGTTCCGGCCTCCGAGGACAACAGAGTTCATCTGCTCCAGCGCCAGCTGGGCCGCCTCGGGCATCTCGTACTCCACGAAGGCAAAACCCTGAACAAAGGCACAGAGAAAGGAATGAAGCTGATGTGGCGAGAAAACGGCGCCGCTCGGACTCCCGACCTTGTGCTTCATGGTGACAGAATCAAAGGACATGTCAATGCTTTTGATGGGTCCGAAGGGGGCGAAGGCCTGTCGGATGGTGTCCTCCCCCAGCTCATAATAGATGGAGCCCACGTAGACGCGACACATGATGGCGAGGGCTCTCTGGCGCTGAGCGgccacctgagcagcagcacacaggaagtgaagcggCCGTGGTCACAGCCACACATCTGCCAACGTTTACTCACTGACTGCAGCGGGGACAGGGCGTCGCCAAAGCCCATGGTCAGGGACGCCATCTGGAAGAGACCGGGCCGGGGGAGGGCAGGTCAgtcgtgtgtgtgagagcgtgagtgtgtgtgtgtgagagcgtgtgtgagagagcgtgtgtgtgtgtgtgtgtgagagcgtgtgtgtgtgtgtgagagcatgtgtgagtgtgtgtgagagcatgtgtgtgagagcgtgtgtgtgagagcgcgtgtgagagcgtgtgtgtgtgtgtgagagcgcgtgtgtgagagcgtgtgtgagagcgtgtgtgagagcgtgtgtgtgtgtgtgtgtgagagcgtgtgagagcgtgtgtgtgagagcgtgtgtgtgagtgtgagagcgcgtgtgtgagagcgtgtgtgagagcgtgtgtgagagcgtgtgtgtgtgtgtgagagcgcgtgtgagagcgtgtgtgtgagagcgcgtgtgtgagtgtgtgtgagagcgcgtgtgtgagagcgtgtgtgtgtgtgtgtgagagcgtgtgtgtgagagcgcgtgtgagagcgtgtgtgtgtgtgagagcgtgtgtgtgagagcgcgtgtgagagcgtgtgtgtgtgtgtgagagcgcgtgtgagagcgtgtgtgagagcgtgtgtgtgagagcgcgtgtgagagcgtgtgtgtgtgtgtgagagcgcgtgtgagagcgtgtgtgagagcgtgtgtgagagcgtgtgtgtgtgagagcgtgtgtgtgagagcgcgtgagagcgtgtgtgagagcgtgtgtgagagcgtgtgtgtgtgtgtgagagcatgtgtgtgtgtgagcgcgtgtgtgagagcgcgtgtgagagcgtgtgtgtgtgtgtgagagcgtgtgtgagagcg contains:
- the klhl18 gene encoding kelch-like protein 18, whose product is MGDVLCEELEDLVHFSVHDLPARGYVVMEEIRRQGKLCDVTLKVGDHKFSAHRIVLAASIPYFHAMFTNDMVECKQDEILMQGMDPSALEALINFAYSGHVAIDQQNVQSLLMGSSFLQLQNVKDACCSFLQERLHPKNCLGVRQFAETMMCTTLYDSANNFLHQHFVEVSVSEEFLGLRTEEVLELVGCDELNIKAEEQVLEAVLAWVYHDRHQREPLLPDLLSKVRLPLCRPQFLTDRVQQDELVRCCHKCRDLVDEAKDFHLMPERRPHLPAFKTRQRCCTSITGLIYAVGGLNSSGDSLNVVEVFDPVGNFWERCQPMKTSRSRVGVAVVNGLLYAIGGYDGQSRLSTVEVYNPETDSWTRVSSMNSQRSAMGTVVIDGHIYVCGGYDGKSSLNSVECYSPETDRWTVATEMSVSRSAAGVTVFDGRVFVSGGHDGLQIFNTVEFYNHHTNRWHPAAAMMNKRCRHGAAALGSHMYVSGGYDGSGFLSGVEVFSSVSGQWSLLVAMNTRRSRVSLVSTSGHLYAVGGYDGQSNLSSVEMYNPDTNRWTFKAPMVCHEGGVGVGCVPLPPV